In Saccharomonospora marina XMU15, one genomic interval encodes:
- a CDS encoding S8 family serine peptidase: MTKRRWLRRAGVTAAVTVVAAATTFGLGAAPVSGQQDRPAGPGDERQLDEQDRMLVEQAERAGKTRVTLLVAAQRGRADAAAGELRSIGGVVRSTDAKLDYLKVTVPIEEAERAPKLRSVAAVDVDGLVRRDEPAPVGATDPLPQPAPDADTPKANPYLPTQDTNAARFGERFPFWDGRGTTIAVLDTGVDLEHPALATTSTGKRKIVDWYTANSPTSGDGTWVRLSDEPVSGTFTSEGREWVAPSGTHRFGLFSEVAGDLGSAQSETEGDVNRDGDSADSWGVLLDTHTAAVRVDLDGDGDFTDEQPMTDYKNDHDVGFFGVDNPATGVLDRIPFVVQTDQPGYVNIGIAGAAHGSHVAGIAAGNDLFGGAMDGAAPGARLMSVKVCLTTPSCTASGLIDGVVYAAANGADVVNISIGGLPALNDGNNARAELYNRVIETYNVQLFISAGNSGAGANSVGDPSVATDAVSVGSYITDDTWLSNYGSASPRQESLHPFSSRGPREDGGFKPNLVAPGAAVSTIPRWQEGSPVPGTYELPAGYGMFNGTSMAAPQATGAAALLVSAYKATHNGNRPPVATLRSALASTARFVEGIPAYAQGAGLIDTFRALTSLRGERQQTVITSVPVDTVLSDQLATPGTGVGIHDREGVTVGKAYTRTYTLTRTTGPDRSPRYRVSWVGNDGTFAAQGSLRLPLNQPVKLNVRINPATAGTHSALLRLDDPRTVGIDVQTMNTVFAPLDFTEDNGFTASASGTVQRNQVGSVFVRVPEGTSSLRVDMAAGGPPGAGQVRFVRYDPTGVPLDSTSSLVCYNPDAGGGCPTGSATSRVVSDPMPGVWELVVEARRTSDTDSAPWRLTAAVQGTTISPNPDVLGEAVQGEPIAREYTVANTLGEFTGRLTGGPLDSARLARPTIGDGESQSHDLTVPQGATELTATIGGTSDGGADLDLIVYDCTSGTCELAGFSADGDSEESVTISDPAPGAWRVLVDGYAVPAGSTEYDYLDLFAAPGLGEVEATDADAARPTGSTWTVPGRVTATGQPGDGRVLRGSVTVRTADDQRVGSGVVIVESVTPRT; encoded by the coding sequence GTGACGAAACGACGTTGGTTGAGACGGGCCGGTGTCACCGCGGCCGTCACCGTGGTGGCGGCAGCAACCACCTTCGGGCTGGGAGCGGCACCGGTGTCCGGTCAGCAGGATCGGCCGGCCGGTCCCGGCGACGAGCGGCAACTCGACGAACAGGACCGGATGCTCGTGGAGCAGGCGGAACGGGCCGGGAAGACACGGGTCACCCTGCTGGTCGCGGCACAGCGAGGGCGTGCCGACGCCGCGGCGGGTGAGCTGCGCTCCATCGGCGGCGTGGTCCGCTCCACCGACGCGAAACTCGACTACCTCAAGGTCACCGTCCCCATCGAGGAAGCCGAACGCGCACCGAAGCTGCGTTCGGTGGCGGCGGTGGACGTCGACGGGCTCGTCCGAAGGGACGAGCCCGCTCCCGTCGGCGCGACCGACCCACTGCCCCAGCCCGCGCCGGACGCGGACACCCCGAAGGCCAACCCCTACCTGCCGACGCAGGACACCAACGCCGCGCGGTTCGGTGAGCGCTTCCCGTTCTGGGACGGCAGGGGCACCACCATCGCGGTACTGGATACGGGTGTCGACCTGGAACACCCCGCGCTGGCGACCACGAGCACCGGCAAGCGCAAGATCGTGGACTGGTACACGGCGAACTCGCCGACCTCCGGCGACGGCACCTGGGTGCGGCTTTCGGACGAGCCGGTTTCCGGCACCTTCACCTCCGAGGGGCGGGAATGGGTCGCGCCATCGGGCACGCACCGGTTCGGGCTGTTCTCCGAGGTCGCCGGTGACCTCGGCTCGGCGCAGAGCGAGACCGAGGGCGACGTGAACCGCGACGGCGACAGCGCCGACAGCTGGGGTGTGCTGCTGGACACCCACACCGCGGCGGTGCGGGTCGACCTCGACGGCGACGGCGACTTCACCGACGAGCAGCCGATGACCGACTACAAGAACGACCACGACGTCGGCTTCTTCGGTGTCGACAACCCGGCGACCGGGGTGCTCGACCGGATCCCGTTCGTGGTGCAGACCGACCAGCCCGGCTACGTCAACATCGGCATCGCCGGTGCGGCTCACGGTTCGCACGTCGCGGGTATCGCGGCGGGTAACGACCTGTTCGGCGGCGCCATGGACGGCGCGGCCCCCGGCGCGCGGCTGATGTCGGTGAAGGTCTGCCTGACCACCCCTTCCTGCACCGCGAGCGGGCTGATCGACGGCGTGGTCTATGCCGCCGCCAACGGCGCGGACGTCGTCAACATCTCCATCGGCGGGCTGCCCGCGCTCAACGACGGCAACAATGCCCGCGCCGAGCTGTACAACCGGGTCATCGAGACCTACAACGTCCAGTTGTTCATCTCGGCCGGAAACAGCGGGGCGGGCGCCAACTCCGTCGGCGACCCGTCCGTGGCCACCGACGCGGTCAGCGTCGGCTCCTACATCACCGACGACACCTGGCTGTCGAACTACGGTTCGGCCTCGCCGCGCCAGGAAAGCCTGCACCCGTTCTCCTCGCGGGGGCCGCGCGAGGACGGCGGCTTCAAACCCAACCTGGTGGCACCCGGCGCCGCGGTCTCGACAATCCCGCGCTGGCAGGAAGGTTCGCCGGTGCCGGGCACCTACGAGCTGCCCGCCGGGTACGGCATGTTCAACGGCACCTCGATGGCGGCCCCGCAGGCGACCGGCGCGGCGGCGCTGCTGGTCAGCGCGTACAAGGCGACCCACAACGGCAACCGCCCGCCGGTGGCCACGCTGCGCTCGGCGCTGGCCTCCACCGCCAGGTTCGTCGAAGGCATCCCCGCGTACGCGCAGGGGGCCGGGCTGATCGACACCTTCCGGGCGCTCACCTCGCTGCGTGGTGAGCGGCAGCAGACGGTCATCACCTCGGTGCCGGTCGACACGGTGCTTTCCGACCAGCTCGCCACACCCGGCACCGGCGTGGGCATCCACGACCGCGAGGGCGTGACCGTCGGCAAGGCATACACGCGCACCTACACCCTTACCAGGACCACGGGTCCGGACCGATCGCCGCGCTACCGCGTGAGCTGGGTGGGCAACGACGGCACCTTCGCGGCGCAGGGCAGCCTGCGGCTTCCGCTGAACCAGCCGGTGAAGTTGAACGTGCGGATCAACCCCGCCACGGCGGGCACCCACTCGGCGCTGTTGCGGCTGGACGATCCCCGCACGGTCGGCATCGACGTACAGACGATGAACACCGTGTTCGCGCCACTGGACTTCACCGAGGACAACGGCTTCACGGCCTCGGCGTCCGGCACGGTACAGCGAAACCAGGTCGGCAGCGTGTTCGTGCGGGTGCCCGAGGGCACCAGCTCGTTGCGCGTCGACATGGCGGCGGGCGGGCCGCCCGGCGCGGGCCAGGTGCGGTTCGTGCGCTACGACCCGACCGGGGTGCCGTTGGACTCGACCTCCTCACTGGTGTGCTACAACCCCGACGCCGGGGGCGGCTGCCCGACAGGCTCGGCGACCAGCCGGGTGGTCAGCGACCCGATGCCCGGCGTGTGGGAACTGGTCGTGGAGGCACGGCGGACCTCGGACACCGACTCGGCGCCGTGGCGACTCACCGCGGCCGTGCAGGGCACGACGATCAGCCCGAACCCCGATGTGCTCGGAGAAGCCGTGCAGGGTGAGCCGATCGCACGCGAGTACACGGTCGCCAACACGCTCGGCGAGTTCACCGGACGGCTCACCGGAGGCCCGCTCGACAGCGCACGGCTGGCGCGGCCGACGATCGGCGACGGCGAGTCCCAGTCACACGACCTCACGGTGCCGCAGGGTGCGACGGAGTTGACGGCCACGATCGGCGGCACCTCGGACGGCGGAGCCGACCTCGATCTGATCGTCTACGACTGCACCAGCGGCACGTGTGAGCTGGCCGGGTTCAGTGCCGACGGCGACTCCGAGGAGTCGGTGACGATCAGCGACCCGGCGCCCGGTGCGTGGCGGGTCCTCGTCGACGGCTACGCGGTACCGGCCGGGAGCACGGAGTACGACTATCTCGACCTGTTCGCCGCGCCCGGCCTCGGCGAGGTGGAGGCCACCGACGCCGACGCGGCACGACCCACCGGCTCGACCTGGACCGTGCCTGGCCGGGTCACCGCGACCGGTCAGCCCGGCGACGGCCGGGTGCTGCGTGGTTCGGTGACGGTGCGGACGGCCGACGACCAGCGGGTCGGCTCCGGGGTGGTGATCGTGGAGTCCGTGACGCCGAGAACATGA
- the ligD gene encoding non-homologous end-joining DNA ligase has translation MAAELEEYRRKRRAGRTPEPLPDRAHPDGGGDDTFVIHEHHASRLHWDVRLEREGVLVSFAVPKGLPTEPNTPRLAVHTEDHPMEYATFSGEIPKGEYGAGTMTIWDRGRYETLKWTDREVSVVLHGRRARGKFVFFRSGDNWQVIRSGATDDPDWTPLPDKLAPMLAVQGRLPATEADAEWAYEFKWDGVRALARVEGGRLTLLSRSGSDVTATYPELKALGEQLASTQAWLDGEIVALHEGRPSFEALQSRMHAGERRARQLSRHRPVTYLIFDLLHLDGRSTLSLPYRQRRQLLEGLELAGPNWQVSPSFAGGGAAVVEAAAEQRLEGVLAKRLDSPYTPGRRSACWLKITELRTLEVVIGGWRPGEGSRAQSIGSLLLGLPDEGGLRYIGQVGSGLDEETLRTLTAQLRRLRRKTPPFRSGLPKQRVRGVNWVSPKLVAEVTFKDWTGDGRLRAPVWRGLRPDRRAEELIR, from the coding sequence ATGGCCGCGGAGCTGGAGGAGTACAGGCGCAAACGGCGTGCGGGCCGCACGCCGGAACCGCTGCCCGACCGTGCCCACCCGGACGGGGGCGGCGACGACACCTTCGTGATCCACGAGCATCACGCCAGCCGGCTGCACTGGGACGTGCGGCTGGAACGCGAAGGGGTGCTGGTGTCGTTCGCCGTCCCCAAGGGGCTACCCACCGAGCCGAACACTCCTCGACTTGCCGTGCACACCGAGGACCACCCGATGGAGTACGCGACGTTCTCCGGGGAGATTCCCAAGGGCGAGTACGGCGCGGGCACGATGACCATCTGGGATCGCGGGCGCTACGAGACGCTGAAATGGACCGACCGCGAGGTGTCGGTCGTGCTGCACGGAAGGCGGGCCCGTGGCAAGTTCGTCTTCTTCCGCAGCGGCGACAACTGGCAGGTGATCCGCTCGGGGGCGACCGACGACCCCGACTGGACTCCGCTTCCAGACAAGCTGGCGCCCATGCTCGCCGTCCAGGGCAGGCTTCCGGCGACCGAGGCCGACGCGGAGTGGGCTTACGAGTTCAAGTGGGACGGGGTCCGCGCCCTCGCCAGGGTGGAGGGCGGCAGGCTGACGCTGCTCTCCCGTAGTGGTTCGGACGTCACCGCCACCTATCCCGAACTGAAGGCTCTCGGCGAGCAACTCGCAAGCACGCAGGCCTGGCTCGACGGCGAAATCGTGGCCCTGCACGAGGGGAGGCCGAGCTTCGAGGCGCTGCAGAGCAGGATGCACGCCGGTGAACGCAGGGCGAGGCAACTGTCCCGGCACCGGCCCGTCACCTACCTGATCTTCGACCTGCTGCATCTGGACGGCCGCTCCACCCTTTCGCTGCCGTACCGGCAACGCAGGCAACTGCTCGAGGGCCTCGAACTGGCGGGACCGAACTGGCAGGTCTCTCCGAGCTTCGCGGGCGGCGGAGCCGCGGTGGTGGAGGCGGCAGCCGAGCAGCGGCTCGAGGGCGTGCTGGCCAAGCGACTCGACTCCCCCTACACGCCCGGCAGGCGCAGCGCGTGCTGGCTCAAGATCACCGAACTGCGAACGCTCGAGGTTGTGATCGGAGGCTGGCGGCCCGGCGAGGGCAGTCGTGCGCAAAGCATCGGTTCGCTGCTGCTCGGCCTGCCCGACGAGGGCGGTCTGCGTTACATCGGGCAGGTGGGTTCTGGGCTCGACGAGGAGACGCTGCGCACTTTGACGGCGCAGTTGCGGCGGCTGCGACGCAAGACCCCGCCGTTTCGGTCGGGGCTGCCGAAACAACGGGTGAGGGGGGTCAACTGGGTCAGCCCGAAGCTCGTCGCCGAGGTGACTTTCAAGGACTGGACCGGTGACGGGAGGCTTCGCGCACCGGTGTGGCGCGGGCTGCGCCCCGACCGCCGCGCGGAGGAGTTGATCCGATGA
- the ligD gene encoding non-homologous end-joining DNA ligase: MTGPLVEIEGRRLRLSNLEKVLYPQAEFTKGEVIDYYVRVAPVLLPHIRDRPLTLKRYPDGVEKNSFFEKNVSRHAPEWVRTVRIETPGSSRGSEYSDYALVQDLPTLVWVAHLASLELHVPQWTVGPRDGRRNPDLLVFDLDPGAPATIVECCRVAVRLREVLEADGLAVRAKTSGSKGLQLYSPVRTNSPERTSQYAKAVAEALAREQPDLIVSRMAKNLRPGKVFIDWSQNNPKKTTVAPYSLRARPAPTVSTPLTWQEVAGVRHASDVVFTAADVLARVEEFGDLFEPLLSGDRPRL; this comes from the coding sequence ATGACCGGGCCGCTTGTCGAGATCGAGGGCCGCAGGCTGCGCCTTTCCAATCTGGAGAAGGTGCTGTACCCGCAAGCCGAGTTCACCAAGGGCGAAGTGATCGACTACTACGTCCGCGTCGCGCCGGTACTACTACCGCACATCAGAGACCGGCCGTTGACGCTGAAACGCTATCCGGACGGCGTCGAGAAGAATTCGTTCTTCGAGAAGAACGTGTCACGGCACGCGCCCGAATGGGTGCGTACGGTGCGCATCGAGACCCCGGGCAGCTCCAGGGGCTCGGAATACTCCGACTACGCACTCGTGCAGGACCTGCCCACCCTGGTCTGGGTCGCCCACCTGGCGAGCTTGGAGCTGCATGTTCCACAGTGGACTGTGGGGCCACGCGACGGCAGGAGGAATCCCGACCTGCTCGTCTTCGACCTCGACCCGGGAGCTCCGGCGACCATTGTCGAATGCTGCAGGGTAGCGGTTCGGCTGCGCGAGGTGCTCGAGGCGGACGGGCTCGCGGTGCGCGCGAAGACCAGTGGATCCAAGGGGCTGCAGCTCTACTCTCCGGTGCGCACCAACTCGCCCGAACGCACCAGCCAGTACGCCAAGGCGGTGGCCGAGGCGCTCGCGCGGGAGCAGCCGGACCTGATCGTCTCCCGGATGGCGAAGAACCTGCGCCCGGGCAAGGTTTTCATCGACTGGAGCCAGAACAACCCCAAGAAGACGACGGTGGCCCCATACTCGCTGCGGGCAAGGCCCGCTCCCACCGTGTCCACGCCGTTGACCTGGCAGGAGGTTGCGGGTGTCCGGCATGCGTCCGATGTGGTCTTCACCGCGGCGGACGTGCTGGCGCGCGTCGAGGAATTCGGCGATCTGTTCGAGCCGCTGCTCAGCGGCGATCGGCCCCGGCTGTGA
- a CDS encoding ATP-binding SpoIIE family protein phosphatase produces the protein MPWAVETDGAEGRLRQIEAVTDTALAHLSVEELLQELLNRVCDALDADTATVLLVDADGQQLLATASCGIEEEVHQGFRVPIGEGFAGKIAAERKPLVLEHIDPDTVVNPLLWDKGLVSLAGVPLLAEGELIGVLHVGTLRARTFTDEDVRLLRLVADRIALAAKTRILQAERAAASALQRSLLPGRLPDVSGLEFCSRYVPGEDVGVSGDWYDAFTLPSGWLCIAIGDVVGKGLPAATVMSRMRTATRSYALEASDPADVLSRLDRHMRHFEPDSMATIAYAMWEPSLERMHLSLAGHLAPVLAVPGEESTMPEVPVDPPIGAGFPTYHRRTTIIDIPYGTTVCFYTDGLVERRDRPLDDGLRLLRQHVRAGPAQATCARVLSGLVGNRPATDDIAVLAMRRQDLHDVRRTELELDAVPESLAELRTALRRWLPTVGASEDDVSDLLVAAGEAAANVIEHAYGPGGGKYTVCSDYRDGEVRITISDTGTWRSPRGAHRGRGTELMRQLCDEVSVLHHDGAGTDVYLAKRLHGADSQ, from the coding sequence ATGCCATGGGCGGTCGAGACAGACGGCGCCGAGGGCCGCCTGCGCCAGATCGAGGCGGTCACCGACACGGCGCTTGCCCACCTCAGCGTGGAGGAGCTGCTGCAGGAGCTGCTGAACCGGGTGTGCGACGCCCTCGATGCCGACACCGCCACCGTGCTGCTTGTCGATGCCGACGGCCAGCAACTGCTCGCGACGGCATCCTGCGGCATAGAGGAAGAAGTACACCAGGGCTTTCGCGTTCCCATCGGCGAGGGGTTCGCCGGAAAGATCGCCGCCGAGCGCAAGCCCCTCGTCCTGGAACACATCGATCCGGACACCGTCGTCAACCCGTTACTGTGGGACAAGGGCCTGGTTTCACTGGCCGGTGTGCCCCTGCTCGCCGAGGGGGAACTGATCGGCGTGCTGCATGTCGGCACACTACGGGCAAGGACGTTCACCGACGAGGATGTGAGACTGCTGCGACTTGTGGCCGACCGCATCGCGCTCGCCGCGAAGACGCGGATCTTGCAGGCGGAGCGGGCCGCCGCCTCGGCACTGCAACGGTCCCTGCTGCCGGGCCGACTTCCTGATGTCTCCGGGCTGGAGTTCTGCTCGCGATACGTGCCTGGTGAGGACGTCGGGGTGAGCGGCGACTGGTACGACGCCTTCACGCTGCCGTCGGGTTGGCTGTGCATCGCGATCGGGGACGTGGTGGGCAAGGGTTTGCCCGCGGCGACGGTGATGAGTCGGATGCGCACAGCTACCCGTTCCTACGCTCTCGAAGCGAGCGACCCCGCCGACGTGCTCTCCAGGCTCGACCGCCACATGCGCCATTTCGAGCCGGACTCGATGGCCACGATCGCCTACGCCATGTGGGAACCGTCACTGGAGCGCATGCACCTGTCGCTGGCAGGGCATCTCGCTCCCGTGCTGGCCGTGCCCGGCGAGGAGTCGACGATGCCGGAAGTGCCCGTCGACCCGCCCATCGGCGCGGGCTTTCCGACGTATCACCGCCGCACCACGATCATCGACATCCCCTACGGCACGACGGTCTGTTTCTACACCGACGGTCTGGTGGAGCGAAGGGACCGGCCACTGGACGACGGCCTCCGGCTGCTGCGGCAACACGTCCGAGCGGGGCCCGCACAGGCGACGTGTGCGAGGGTGCTGAGCGGGCTCGTCGGTAACCGGCCCGCTACCGACGACATCGCCGTACTCGCGATGCGCAGGCAGGACCTGCACGACGTGCGTCGGACGGAACTCGAACTGGACGCGGTGCCGGAGTCGCTGGCGGAGTTGCGCACGGCGCTTCGCAGGTGGCTGCCGACTGTGGGCGCCTCCGAGGACGACGTTTCCGACCTGCTGGTGGCGGCCGGGGAAGCGGCTGCCAACGTGATCGAGCACGCCTACGGGCCCGGTGGCGGCAAGTACACGGTGTGCTCGGACTACCGTGACGGCGAGGTCCGCATCACGATCAGCGACACCGGTACCTGGCGTTCACCGAGAGGCGCGCACCGGGGACGCGGCACCGAGCTGATGCGCCAGCTCTGCGACGAGGTGTCGGTGCTGCACCACGACGGCGCGGGCACGGACGTCTACCTGGCCAAGCGTCTTCACGGAGCTGACTCGCAATGA
- a CDS encoding STAS domain-containing protein, giving the protein MTNARVRAHTRDATVDIVIDGEVDLANADAVQQEVFAAVSNRLAGVCIDLSGLTYIDSAGLRILFALAERLRLLQTECTVIAPYGSPVRRVIELSGLASVVDVRT; this is encoded by the coding sequence ATGACGAACGCCCGTGTTCGGGCACACACCCGTGATGCCACGGTCGACATCGTGATCGACGGCGAGGTGGATCTGGCGAACGCCGACGCGGTGCAGCAGGAGGTGTTCGCGGCCGTAAGCAACCGGCTGGCGGGCGTTTGCATCGACCTCAGCGGTCTCACCTATATCGACAGCGCGGGCCTTCGCATCCTGTTCGCGCTCGCCGAGCGGCTACGGCTGCTGCAAACGGAGTGCACCGTGATCGCTCCGTACGGTTCACCTGTCCGCCGCGTGATCGAGCTTTCCGGCCTTGCCTCCGTGGTCGACGTGCGTACCTGA
- a CDS encoding PaaX family transcriptional regulator — MDSQGTADEAGSTATPWQRPQALLLNFFAAHLLGRDEAVYSASLIDVLAKVGVGEHAARSTLSRMTRRGLLQRHRSGKRVYLGLTEYTASVLQEGGTRVRQAVNREWDGHWTVLGFSLPETRRSDRHLLRSRLAWAGFGPLQNGLWITPREVDLDQLLEGLDVADHVKAFRATTLHPTDIQEMIAETWDLEELAEGYRGFLRRWDIADPMASAQDVLPQQLLMHTQWTLLLRKDPGLPVEHLPSDWPAVRAEHVFLRMRSVLAPQAEREVDAIVERISLPARDATDPRDRQGKRTA; from the coding sequence ATGGATTCGCAGGGCACGGCGGACGAGGCCGGATCAACCGCTACGCCGTGGCAGCGGCCGCAGGCACTGCTGCTCAACTTCTTCGCCGCTCACCTGCTGGGCCGCGACGAAGCCGTCTACTCGGCCAGCCTCATCGACGTGCTCGCCAAGGTGGGTGTCGGTGAACACGCCGCCCGCTCGACCCTTTCCAGGATGACCCGCCGCGGGTTGCTGCAGCGCCACCGCAGCGGCAAGCGCGTGTATCTCGGGCTCACCGAGTACACCGCCAGCGTTCTCCAGGAGGGCGGTACCCGCGTCAGGCAGGCGGTGAACCGGGAGTGGGACGGGCACTGGACGGTACTCGGTTTCTCGCTACCGGAGACCCGCAGGTCCGACCGTCACCTGCTGCGCTCACGGCTGGCCTGGGCCGGTTTCGGCCCGCTGCAGAACGGCCTGTGGATCACGCCGAGGGAGGTCGACCTCGACCAGCTGCTCGAGGGACTCGACGTGGCCGACCACGTCAAGGCGTTCCGTGCCACCACCCTTCATCCCACGGACATCCAGGAGATGATCGCCGAGACGTGGGATTTGGAGGAACTCGCCGAGGGCTACCGCGGTTTCCTGCGGCGCTGGGACATCGCCGACCCGATGGCCTCGGCACAGGACGTGCTGCCGCAGCAGTTGCTCATGCACACCCAATGGACCCTGCTGCTGCGTAAGGACCCCGGCCTTCCGGTGGAGCACCTGCCGAGCGACTGGCCCGCCGTGCGCGCAGAGCACGTGTTCCTGCGGATGCGTTCGGTGTTAGCACCACAGGCCGAGCGTGAAGTGGACGCGATCGTGGAACGCATTTCGCTGCCCGCGCGCGATGCGACCGACCCGAGAGACCGCCAGGGCAAGCGAACCGCGTAG
- a CDS encoding 4-hydroxyphenyl-beta-ketoacyl-CoA hydrolase has protein sequence MTVYTEPGIDVSAVTAIDVHVHVHASVHGSAVNEEAMKEMAEYFRNDDVRPNNTRDIANYYRERGMAAVVFGVDSADKEGAVSNEEVAELAAENSDVLIPFASIDPARGAEGVAMARRLITEYGVKGFKFHPNTQAFYPNDPDAYRLYEVIAEHGRIALFHSGHTGVGANTRGGGGIRLKYSNPMHVDDVAVDFPDMPIILAHPSFPWQDEALSVALHKPNVHIDLSGWSPKYFAPQLVQYANTLLRHKMLFGSDYPVITPERWLRDFDKIDIREEVRPLILKENAVRLFGLAAQA, from the coding sequence ATGACGGTGTACACCGAGCCGGGGATCGACGTCTCCGCTGTCACCGCGATCGACGTCCATGTTCACGTGCACGCCTCGGTCCACGGGTCGGCGGTGAACGAGGAGGCCATGAAGGAGATGGCCGAGTACTTCCGCAACGACGACGTGCGACCGAACAACACACGCGACATCGCGAACTACTACCGCGAGCGGGGGATGGCCGCCGTGGTGTTCGGTGTGGACTCCGCGGACAAGGAAGGCGCCGTCAGCAACGAGGAGGTGGCCGAGCTCGCGGCGGAGAACTCCGACGTGCTCATCCCGTTCGCCAGCATCGACCCCGCGCGTGGCGCGGAGGGAGTGGCGATGGCGCGGCGGCTCATCACCGAGTACGGCGTGAAGGGGTTCAAGTTCCATCCGAATACCCAGGCTTTCTACCCGAACGATCCCGATGCCTACCGGCTGTACGAGGTGATCGCGGAGCACGGCCGGATCGCGCTCTTCCACAGTGGACATACCGGCGTCGGAGCCAACACGCGCGGCGGTGGGGGAATCCGGTTGAAGTACTCCAACCCGATGCACGTCGACGACGTCGCGGTGGACTTCCCCGACATGCCGATCATCCTGGCCCATCCTTCGTTCCCGTGGCAGGACGAGGCGCTTTCGGTGGCACTGCACAAGCCAAACGTCCACATCGACCTGTCAGGATGGTCGCCGAAGTACTTCGCGCCGCAGCTCGTGCAGTACGCGAACACCTTGCTACGGCACAAGATGCTGTTCGGCTCCGACTATCCGGTCATCACGCCGGAGCGCTGGCTGCGGGACTTCGACAAGATTGACATCCGGGAAGAGGTCCGCCCGCTGATCCTCAAGGAGAACGCGGTCAGGCTGTTCGGGCTCGCGGCCCAGGCCTAG
- a CDS encoding sigma-70 family RNA polymerase sigma factor: MEKVANSILTGTNGRELDEEFLRQANPLRRELLAHCYRMLGSAHDAEDLVQETYLRAWRAYDRFEGRSSLRTWLHRIATTACLTALETRGRRPMPTGLGSTSADPSADLAERTDVPWLQPLPDAEGDSTSDPASIVAAKEGVRLALVAALQHLPPRQRAVLILRDVLKWKASEVAEAVGTTTAAVNSTLQRARAQLAKVSPRPDEVAEPTESEQRELLDRYLSAFERKDVNALVRLFTDDIVWEMPPYAAWYRGSADVARHLADRCPARPGGVLLVPVRGNSQPGFAQYLLDPADGTYRAFTLQLLTLTTEGISHVANFMDTEVFELFGLPLTRESPVPARESPAPARESPAPAREFCAPDPEEPRTF, encoded by the coding sequence GTGGAGAAAGTCGCGAACTCGATACTCACCGGCACGAACGGCCGCGAACTCGACGAAGAGTTCCTCCGGCAGGCCAACCCGCTGCGCCGTGAACTGCTGGCGCACTGCTACCGGATGCTCGGCTCGGCGCACGACGCCGAGGACCTGGTGCAGGAGACCTACCTGCGGGCTTGGCGGGCATACGACCGCTTCGAAGGCCGGTCCTCGCTGCGCACCTGGTTGCACCGCATCGCCACCACGGCATGCCTGACAGCGCTGGAGACCCGCGGCCGCAGGCCGATGCCTACCGGACTCGGCAGTACCAGCGCCGACCCTTCCGCCGACCTCGCCGAGCGCACGGACGTGCCGTGGCTGCAGCCGCTACCGGACGCCGAGGGCGACTCCACGTCCGACCCGGCCTCGATCGTCGCCGCGAAGGAGGGGGTGCGGCTGGCGCTCGTCGCCGCCCTGCAGCACCTGCCGCCACGACAGCGCGCGGTGCTCATCCTGCGGGACGTGCTGAAGTGGAAGGCATCGGAGGTGGCCGAGGCGGTCGGCACCACGACGGCGGCGGTCAACAGCACCCTGCAACGGGCAAGGGCGCAACTGGCCAAGGTGTCACCGAGGCCGGACGAGGTCGCCGAACCTACGGAGAGCGAGCAGCGCGAACTACTGGATCGCTACCTGAGCGCGTTCGAACGCAAGGACGTCAATGCCCTGGTGCGGCTGTTCACCGACGACATCGTCTGGGAGATGCCGCCGTACGCCGCGTGGTACCGAGGCAGCGCCGACGTCGCACGCCACCTCGCCGACCGCTGCCCCGCGCGGCCCGGTGGCGTGTTGCTTGTCCCGGTGCGGGGCAACTCCCAGCCGGGGTTCGCGCAGTACCTGCTGGACCCGGCCGACGGCACCTACCGGGCGTTCACCCTGCAGTTGCTGACCCTCACCACCGAGGGGATCAGCCACGTCGCCAACTTCATGGACACCGAGGTCTTCGAACTCTTCGGCCTGCCACTGACCCGCGAGTCCCCCGTTCCCGCCCGCGAGTCCCCCGCTCCCGCCCGCGAGTCCCCCGCTCCCGCCCGCGAGTTCTGCGCTCCCGACCCCGAGGAACCCCGAACTTTCTAG